A stretch of the Fusobacterium varium genome encodes the following:
- the asnS gene encoding asparaginyl-tRNA synthetase gives MEKVTVKSLYRDKEQFIDQEVEISGWIKKIRVQKNFGFIEINDGSFFKGIQIVFDTKLDNFDEISRLSIISSIKVKGKLVKSQGAGQDIEIVANDIEIYQKADLDYPLQNKRHTFEYLRTKAHLRPRTNTFSAVFRVRSVIAYAIHKFFQENGFVYVHTPIITGSDAEGAGEMFRVTTLDLNDLPKGEDGKVDSSKDFFGKETNLTVSGQLSGETYCAAFRNIYTFGPTFRAEYSNTARHASEFWMIEPEIAFADLEANMELAEAMVKYIIKYVLEQCPEEMEFFNQFIEKGLFDKLNNVLNSDFGRLTYTEAIEILEKSGKKFDYPVKWGIDLQSEHERYLAEEHFQKPVFLTDYPKDIKAFYMKLNEDGKTVRAMDLLAPGIGEIIGGSQREDNLEILEGRMNELGMNIEDYGFYLDLRKYGSFPHSGYGLGLERIIMYVTGMTNIRDVLPFPRTPNNAEF, from the coding sequence ATGGAAAAAGTAACAGTAAAATCTCTATACAGAGATAAAGAGCAATTTATTGATCAAGAGGTAGAAATATCAGGATGGATAAAAAAAATCAGAGTTCAAAAAAACTTTGGTTTTATAGAAATTAATGATGGATCATTTTTCAAAGGAATCCAAATAGTATTTGATACAAAGTTAGATAATTTTGATGAAATTTCACGTTTGTCTATAATATCTTCAATTAAAGTAAAGGGAAAATTGGTAAAATCTCAAGGAGCTGGACAAGATATAGAGATAGTGGCAAATGATATAGAAATATATCAAAAAGCTGATTTAGATTATCCTTTACAAAATAAAAGACATACTTTTGAATATTTGAGAACAAAAGCTCATTTAAGACCTAGAACTAATACTTTTTCAGCTGTATTTAGAGTAAGGTCAGTTATAGCTTATGCTATTCATAAATTTTTTCAGGAAAATGGATTTGTATATGTACATACTCCAATAATAACTGGTTCTGATGCTGAAGGGGCTGGAGAAATGTTTAGAGTAACTACTTTAGATTTAAATGATTTACCTAAAGGTGAAGATGGAAAAGTAGATTCTTCAAAAGACTTCTTTGGAAAAGAAACTAATCTAACAGTAAGTGGACAGTTAAGCGGAGAAACTTATTGTGCTGCTTTCAGAAATATATATACATTTGGTCCTACATTCAGAGCTGAGTATTCTAATACTGCAAGACATGCTTCAGAATTCTGGATGATAGAGCCAGAAATAGCTTTTGCTGATCTTGAAGCTAATATGGAACTTGCTGAGGCTATGGTAAAATACATAATTAAATATGTTTTAGAGCAATGTCCAGAAGAAATGGAGTTTTTTAATCAATTTATTGAAAAAGGATTATTTGATAAACTTAATAATGTATTAAATAGCGATTTTGGCAGACTAACATATACAGAAGCTATAGAAATACTTGAAAAATCAGGAAAGAAATTTGATTATCCAGTAAAATGGGGAATTGACCTTCAAAGTGAACATGAAAGATATTTAGCAGAGGAGCATTTCCAAAAACCAGTTTTCCTTACTGATTATCCAAAAGATATAAAAGCTTTTTATATGAAACTTAATGAAGATGGAAAAACTGTAAGAGCAATGGATTTACTGGCTCCTGGAATTGGAGAAATAATAGGTGGTTCTCAAAGAGAGGATAATCTTGAAATTCTTGAGGGAAGAATGAATGAACTAGGAATGAATATAGAAGATTATGGATTCTATTTAGATTTAAGAAAATATGGAAGCTTCCCACATTCAGGATATGGATTAGGACTTGAAAGAATAATTATGTATGTAACAGGAATGACAAATATTCGTGACGTACTTCCATTCCCAAGAACACCTAATAATGCAGAATTTTAA
- a CDS encoding putative esterase, with protein MVLKFFLLWVMIILGIFYIITYPYKSKLARKLKRVNSFEEIEFIKNSDTNYSDISQEEINEYITLEEKKIKSSFVNEEMKYTIITPKSNIKNDIPCLFLLHGLRDENKDWLEKAKLLENYISLLKKGEIDPMIFILASSGGDGQSWYSNFAAEKGYQYEDYIVGELIPEIKMQLPKSPMGIVGFSMGGYAAFKLGLKYIDIFKVIGSFSGAINLIRMSVNRRVIRLFKFIYIPKFLFSSVDKKQFIRVFGSWGYKILKEDPYSMIKYVKAEKLNNKYFYASVGIEDRVNHLMLQQWLDVMGRMKKKKYNFKGYLCDGETHTWDYVARDMSNFLKFFNEKIYK; from the coding sequence ATGGTATTGAAGTTTTTTTTGCTCTGGGTAATGATAATATTGGGGATATTTTACATAATAACTTATCCATATAAATCGAAACTTGCCAGAAAACTGAAAAGAGTTAACAGCTTTGAAGAAATTGAATTTATAAAAAATTCAGATACAAACTATTCTGATATATCACAAGAAGAAATTAATGAATATATAACTTTAGAAGAAAAAAAGATTAAAAGTTCTTTTGTGAATGAAGAAATGAAATATACTATTATTACCCCTAAAAGTAATATAAAAAATGATATTCCATGTCTTTTCCTTCTTCATGGATTGAGAGACGAAAATAAAGACTGGTTGGAAAAAGCAAAATTATTAGAAAACTATATTTCCTTATTGAAAAAAGGTGAGATAGATCCAATGATATTTATTTTGGCATCTTCTGGTGGAGATGGACAAAGTTGGTATTCTAATTTTGCTGCAGAAAAAGGTTATCAATATGAAGATTATATAGTTGGTGAACTTATTCCAGAGATAAAAATGCAGCTTCCAAAATCTCCTATGGGAATAGTTGGTTTTTCTATGGGAGGATATGCAGCATTTAAACTGGGACTTAAATATATAGATATATTTAAAGTTATAGGCAGTTTTTCAGGTGCAATAAATCTTATAAGAATGAGTGTTAACAGAAGGGTTATAAGACTGTTTAAATTTATTTATATTCCTAAATTTCTTTTTAGCAGTGTAGATAAAAAACAATTTATAAGAGTTTTTGGTTCATGGGGCTATAAAATATTAAAAGAAGATCCATACAGCATGATAAAATATGTGAAAGCAGAGAAATTGAATAACAAATATTTTTATGCTAGTGTAGGAATAGAAGATAGAGTAAACCATTTAATGCTTCAGCAATGGTTGGATGTAATGGGAAGGATGAAAAAAAAGAAATATAATTTTAAAGGATATCTATGTGATGGAGAAACACATACATGGGATTATGTAGCCAGAGATATGTCTAATTTTTTAAAGTTTTTCAATGAAAAAATATATAAATAA
- a CDS encoding lipid II flippase FtsW, giving the protein MANINTDDKNIYHKINVLKKGQKEKEERKRKKRRNITMIGCILILIILSVLNMLSASFYTIYTRGIGIFTNYLIYMFISFIALIVTGSINYKQYNKNGFNLFLLIMTIVLFTFILIGARMFPRIVPRINGAIGWIRLFGFSLQPAELLKLPFIILIAHILERCERDGAKNLSVIFSVMPIMILFGFFIMFQDDLGTMIHYIAILLFMLFMSRIDTKWIVSVITAGIVGIAGICFYVHHLGDVSDKGYKMKRIGSFLNGLINNEYDNAIGYQVGQSLLAFGSGGILGKGYANGVQKYSYLPEIRTDFILASYGEELGFIGMFIIMIFFFLIFNLIKRSAMECKSYFGKYLAIGIGGYLITQVLINIYVALGMLPVFGIPMPIFSYGGTSLITIFSAFGIIGNINSEE; this is encoded by the coding sequence ATGGCTAATATAAATACAGATGACAAAAATATTTATCATAAAATAAATGTTCTCAAAAAAGGGCAAAAAGAAAAAGAGGAGAGAAAAAGAAAAAAAAGACGAAATATAACTATGATTGGATGTATTCTTATTCTGATTATACTGAGTGTTTTAAATATGCTGAGTGCAAGTTTTTACACTATCTATACAAGAGGTATAGGGATTTTTACTAATTATCTTATATATATGTTTATCAGTTTTATTGCTTTAATAGTTACTGGAAGTATAAATTATAAGCAATATAATAAAAATGGTTTTAATTTATTTCTTTTGATAATGACAATAGTTTTATTTACATTTATATTAATAGGAGCACGAATGTTTCCTAGAATAGTTCCTAGAATAAATGGAGCTATTGGCTGGATACGTTTATTTGGTTTTAGTCTGCAGCCAGCAGAATTATTAAAACTGCCTTTTATAATACTCATTGCTCATATCTTAGAAAGATGTGAAAGAGATGGAGCTAAAAATCTTTCAGTGATTTTTTCTGTTATGCCTATAATGATTTTATTTGGATTTTTTATAATGTTTCAAGACGATTTAGGAACAATGATACATTACATTGCCATCTTGTTATTTATGCTTTTTATGTCGAGAATAGATACTAAATGGATAGTTTCAGTAATAACTGCAGGTATAGTTGGAATAGCTGGTATATGCTTTTATGTACATCATTTAGGAGATGTTTCAGATAAGGGATATAAAATGAAAAGAATAGGGAGTTTTTTAAATGGTCTTATTAATAATGAATATGATAATGCTATTGGATATCAAGTGGGACAGTCTCTTCTTGCTTTTGGAAGCGGAGGTATTTTAGGAAAAGGATATGCAAATGGCGTACAAAAATATAGCTATCTCCCAGAGATTCGAACAGATTTTATCTTAGCTTCATATGGAGAAGAACTTGGATTTATTGGAATGTTTATTATAATGATATTTTTCTTTTTAATATTTAATCTTATAAAAAGAAGTGCTATGGAATGTAAAAGTTACTTTGGAAAATATTTGGCAATAGGAATAGGAGGATATCTTATAACTCAGGTATTAATAAATATTTATGTAGCACTTGGTATGCTACCAGTATTTGGAATACCTATGCCCATATTCAGTTATGGTGGTACTTCCCTTATAACTATATTTTCAGCTTTTGGAATAATAGGAAATATAAACTCAGAAGAATAA
- a CDS encoding putative DNA primase, whose amino-acid sequence MKKSIKEIIVVEGRDDISAVKAAVDAEVIQVNGFAVRKQGTIEKIKVADQNRGIIILTDPDHAGEEIRKYIHKFFPEAKDAYIRRIEGTKDGDVGVENASPEAIINALEKARCSVIEVKDIIFTMDYLMECGLVGSGEASVRREKVGGKLGIGYSNGKQFLSRLNRYGISKEEFEQALKSI is encoded by the coding sequence ATGAAAAAAAGTATAAAAGAAATAATAGTTGTAGAAGGAAGAGATGATATATCAGCAGTAAAAGCTGCTGTTGATGCTGAAGTGATACAAGTAAATGGATTTGCTGTAAGAAAGCAGGGAACTATAGAAAAAATAAAAGTAGCAGATCAAAATAGAGGAATAATAATTCTTACTGATCCAGATCATGCTGGAGAAGAAATTAGAAAATATATACATAAATTTTTTCCAGAGGCAAAAGATGCCTATATTAGAAGAATAGAAGGAACTAAAGATGGTGATGTAGGTGTAGAAAATGCTTCACCAGAAGCTATTATAAATGCATTAGAAAAAGCCAGATGCAGTGTGATAGAAGTTAAAGATATAATCTTCACAATGGATTATCTGATGGAGTGTGGACTTGTAGGAAGTGGAGAAGCAAGTGTCAGAAGAGAAAAAGTTGGAGGAAAGTTGGGAATTGGATATTCTAATGGAAAACAATTTTTATCTAGATTGAATAGATATGGAATATCTAAAGAGGAGTTTGAACAAGCTCTAAAGAGTATTTAA